The Vanessa atalanta chromosome 12, ilVanAtal1.2, whole genome shotgun sequence nucleotide sequence CATtagattaatgataaataataaatcaagacCCTCACAACAGCCAAATGGGCTTCTATTGACTTAAGAGATAACTCGAAATCATATTAGCTTAACCAATTCAGTTATTAACTGTGTAAAAGATATCATAATGTTGATGTGTCTGCATAGTAAGAGCCAAGAAGGGCCAGTGGGCATCTTAACGCGATCATCATCGAAATCATCgtagcgcgtgcatcttaaccgatgatttcgggttcaaacccagacaagcaccactgaattttaatgtgcgtaatttgtgtttatatgttATCTCGTGAccggcgctgaaggaaaacatcgtgtggaaacctgcatgtgtttaatttcaatgaaattctgccacatgtgtattccatcaacccgcattggtgcagcatcttggaatatgctccaaaccttctcctcaaatggcaATAGGAAAACATTGTAAACTTTCACTAAGCAACTCCTGACGACAAACCAATAACAAACATGGAAGGGCATTTAGGCCTCACGGTCTCACCTAATCGAATCTGAGTCTGCGGGTTCGCGGTGCGGGCGGTGTTGAGGGTGGCGGCGGAGCGCGCGGGcacggcgggcgcggcggggtcggggcgcgcgggcggcgcgggcggctcGCCCGGCGGCAGCAGCGAGCGCCGGCAGATGGGGCACGTGGCGTGCAGCTGCAGCCACGGCGTGATGCACGACTGGTGGAACACGTGCTCGCACTCGAGCCGGGCGGTCGTCTCGCCTACAGTGGTAGATACGTGGATTTCAATTTACATGGCATTAACCAGGTCGTACCGTGCAACGTGGACACGTTACGGCGTCGTGATGTGATTTTTACAGTGGCCAGTGTTGATTGCCACGACACTTCATAGCAATGTTATATAGGAACGTCATAGTGTTTATGTGAGTGTATATAAgggttacaaatattattaacgatTAATTTTATCTGTGGATTTTTCTCGGGCTCTTTTTGGAAGTAGCGAATCGAGAAGGATCTATCTTAAACTTAttttctcttaatttttttttggaactgttgtaaataatttttaatatagtaacttgtctctgtcaatatattttgtttttatttaaattcctgaattttcattgaatatttataaataatataatgaatatttcttGGTTAGATGCTGAATGTctctaaatatgtatataatatcagCATAAATCACTATACATGAGTCATATCCAGGGTCTgcatagtaatattaaaactaagtgCTAAATAAGTCGGAGTTTTGGGATAATCACtttcaaaagaaaatatgataaatttgccatgttttaaaaaatactatgaaaAATGATACATGCATGAGATAGCTATAAGCTATCAGTACTACACAGCTAAAATACACTGACCAAATCATAAACTGCATGAGCGTTCAAGACccctttgatttaatttaatttaaaaatttgatttaaaaatgttaaaaatttgatttaaaaattttgatgcagtttatgAGTCCGTCAGtgtatataatttctatataaaagtaATGCAAACATTATTAACCTAGTTGAAAGTTTTCCCAGCAAACAGAACATGCGGTATTGGCGGCCGCCTGCTCCGCTGTGACTTGTTCGGTAGGCAGGGCTGCGAGACGTTCGCGCGGCAAAGGAGGGGGACCAGAGTGCTCGAGCTGGCCGAGCAGCTGAGTGACCACTGCGTCCAAAcctaaaaacattgtaaattaattacttcTAAACTATTATTACATGTGATTTTACtcttgtttgtttaatttaataagccatactacattttaatttattttattatttaagtgccAATGTCTCAACAGTATAAAGGACGTCTATTGTGAAAGATGAAGCTTTCCTTGGACTATTCTCCCACATATAATATTCTTCATTGCTAGTATTATtttagaacaaataaaatttattataacttaaacttAAAATGACCAATTGTGTAGTCCATTCTATTCAAAGAAAGATTGAAGTCAAGGAAAACCactttagtatttaaattgacattatATCATTGGTTAGCATCTTGAGTAATTGATGGTATTGATAATGGAGTTAAAGTTACCGTCAGAATTTTAgagtaaagttatataaatatataaactgttgtgtataaatagttaaatagaaTTGTTgttaagtgttgtattattaatagagAAACATTGTGTAAGTGTTTGTAGCATTATATTGCAAAGCTATTAGCAAATTTTAAGGGAgatgtaaatataagttttgttttgtttatttttactctaaGGTTTGTTCGTTTACTTTTAGAATAttctataaaacatatattttagttaagaaTACAAAAATCTACAATGAGAATGTGGGATTAGATTATATGCACCATTCGAAACGTgccattgtttttaaatttgttatttaatatattcacttatattttactattaaggTTTATCATGtctaatataaatcataaagattatatattaccTTCGCCACCAAACACATAGTCTCCCGGTGTTCCCACTAGGACGAATGGAGCTCCTGCTGTCATAGCCCCAGCAGGTGGTCGGCCACCACTAACCATCCAAATTAACTCATCCATCACAGTTGGCCTTCTTGTCGTGTTTGTACCGTTACCCGCATTGTTACCAGTTCCTGTTGCTGAACTATTGGTTGAAGCTGTTCCAGTTCCTATACCACTAAaacatttcattcaatttttaaattcttaaagatttattattacatatttagcaaaataatttaaaaaaccttaaGAACAATACACTAGACACCTAACAGAAGGTGTAtgaaagttaataatttattttgaaatattatgttcataaaCTACCGTAATCGACCTCCGGACATCAAAAATGCTAAATCATTCAGCATTGGTGGTGTGCTCTGAAAATGAGATATCCAATActgtatttcatttaattaattataaactagctAAAGTTAATTACAAACCTATCTATTTGTTTCATCAAAAGCTTTTATAATAACCtctataatcttttttttctagAATTATTCTTTTCTCTTAAAAAAGTAGCCATAAAAGTCATAAATTAAtagaactataaatatttatttgcatttctatgaacatacattaaaaaatagctTTATGATCAAATAAACAGATAAGAAATCTATAattgttgaatttttatttttccaacaACAACTCATTCAAGGGAGCAAtcagtataatataaatcatatataatttcttttttatatgtatatacacctTGACAATACGATACAACCGCGATTAACCAGGGGGATTAGAACCAAGTGTTCCACGGATGTctgaaaacattaatattacatactaatatataaagcaCTTTAGTTTTTTCCCTATGTTGTGTTAAtacattagtatatatttttttaatttttaaattaatttttttttgttttatagatcTATTCTGTTGATAATTATagtggaagggtgagtgaatggATCTAGAGTACCTGCTGCCTGCTTGCTGTTCAAAATTGTCAAGAACTATTCCAATTTCCATAATTTGAATCATTCTTGACAATTTTGTAGGCATATAAGCAGTTTAAACTATTTCCCAGATAACTTAAAACCGGTTAATCAGAATTATActgtgtattaaataatttgagtaATTTTAGGAACACTTGTTTTTCCACTTACGAAATCAAAcacaaatatcataataataaccaGATTATTTCTCTTTGGAActtcaataatatacaattagctgattatttttg carries:
- the LOC125067584 gene encoding E3 ubiquitin-protein ligase RNF115 — translated: MADAIVERRPNTRFFCHRCLVEFEDVLQEFICPYCEGGFIEQLEEAEGIPLSGGDDYSDADMSNIEDMSNVDEMSNLDDSDEVHRSTPPMLNDLAFLMSGGRLRGIGTGTASTNSSATGTGNNAGNGTNTTRRPTVMDELIWMVSGGRPPAGAMTAGAPFVLVGTPGDYVFGGEGLDAVVTQLLGQLEHSGPPPLPRERLAALPTEQVTAEQAAANTACSVCWENFQLGETTARLECEHVFHQSCITPWLQLHATCPICRRSLLPPGEPPAPPARPDPAAPAVPARSAATLNTARTANPQTQIRLAPRVVIRRATGPLSAVIRRFPSQTHTWDSLNNTSTSGSSPASSVTAGGIWAPQTRTTNSSGSNNSSTSLNSNDRDLQYNTDIDYD